A genomic stretch from Candidatus Hydrogenisulfobacillus filiaventi includes:
- a CDS encoding Formate hydrogenlyase subunit 4: MLANWLTQLAQVLFVLGFAPLLRGLLERYKARLAGRPGPPVWQPYRDLRKWWHKETVRTQSSTWIAGFAPVTYFLAPLVVTLLIPALTAFPLPLAWMGDMLAGGMILGAGGLSLLLAALDAGSVYPALGVSRIRLIGVFTEPLALLVVFGAASAAGATIPFVVNRTLTGPAWRFSPTHVLLVVAWFLLLIAETGRIPVDNPSSTQELSLIDPARTFEASGPDLVFYEWGGWMKFVVLSLILVNVLLTPWGLATRAQLGAVLAAMVLVGFKMLLLGLFLVTVEAGFAKLRLLRNVDFVAVGIMLAALGAVGAIFSL, translated from the coding sequence GTGTTGGCCAACTGGCTCACCCAGCTCGCGCAGGTACTGTTTGTGCTGGGGTTTGCCCCCCTTCTCCGGGGACTGCTGGAGCGGTACAAGGCACGGCTGGCCGGGCGGCCCGGTCCCCCGGTGTGGCAGCCTTATCGGGACCTTCGCAAGTGGTGGCACAAGGAGACGGTGCGCACGCAGTCCAGCACCTGGATTGCCGGATTCGCGCCGGTAACTTACTTCCTTGCCCCACTAGTGGTCACCCTGCTCATCCCTGCGCTCACGGCCTTTCCACTGCCTCTGGCGTGGATGGGCGACATGCTGGCGGGGGGCATGATCCTGGGAGCCGGCGGCTTGAGCCTGCTCCTGGCGGCGCTGGATGCGGGGAGCGTCTATCCGGCCCTCGGGGTCAGCCGCATCCGCCTCATCGGGGTCTTCACGGAGCCGTTGGCCCTGCTGGTGGTGTTCGGCGCCGCCAGCGCCGCGGGCGCCACCATCCCCTTTGTGGTCAACCGCACCCTAACCGGTCCGGCCTGGCGATTCTCCCCCACCCACGTCCTGCTGGTGGTCGCCTGGTTCCTGCTCCTCATTGCCGAGACCGGCCGCATCCCCGTGGACAACCCGTCCTCCACCCAGGAGCTGTCCCTCATCGACCCGGCGCGCACCTTCGAGGCCAGTGGCCCCGACCTGGTCTTCTACGAGTGGGGCGGCTGGATGAAGTTCGTGGTCCTGAGCCTCATCCTCGTCAACGTCCTCCTCACCCCGTGGGGGCTCGCCACCCGGGCGCAGCTGGGGGCTGTACTCGCGGCCATGGTGCTGGTGGGCTTCAAGATGCTGCTCCTGGGTCTCTTTCTGGTGACAGTGGAGGCGGGATTCGCCAAGCTGCGTCTGCTCCGCAATGTCGACTTTGTGGCGGTGGGCATCATGCTCGCGGCGCTGGGGGCGGTAGGGGCGATCTTCAGCCTCTAG
- a CDS encoding conserved membrane protein of unknown function (Evidence 4 : Unknown function but conserved in other organisms) — protein sequence MVTRLAVVLIWAGAVGLLLVRSPHGGRRVYQAMAAAQVVLLAELAWWERNLVGAGVVALEAVLKVGVVPWLLSHGAPLAEEQYGARGIWGASGLVWGALGFTGLGLASGYRLGVPASGLTGAVLAAGLILLWGLAMRRDPWVQAVQLLALDTVLGALAFLALQGLPPVADGLALADLVGMAAILAALERTNRIRFGVVDTTQLKELKG from the coding sequence ATGGTCACGCGCCTGGCGGTGGTGTTGATTTGGGCGGGTGCCGTCGGCCTGCTCCTGGTCCGCTCCCCGCACGGCGGGCGGCGCGTGTACCAGGCGATGGCGGCGGCCCAGGTGGTGCTCCTGGCCGAGCTGGCTTGGTGGGAACGGAACCTCGTCGGCGCCGGGGTGGTGGCGCTGGAAGCGGTGCTCAAGGTGGGGGTCGTGCCCTGGCTCTTAAGTCACGGGGCGCCCCTGGCGGAGGAGCAGTACGGGGCCCGGGGCATCTGGGGCGCCAGCGGGCTGGTGTGGGGGGCGCTCGGGTTCACAGGGTTAGGGCTCGCCAGCGGCTACCGGCTGGGCGTCCCGGCCTCGGGGCTGACGGGGGCGGTCCTCGCGGCGGGGTTGATCCTTCTGTGGGGGCTGGCGATGCGACGGGATCCCTGGGTTCAGGCGGTGCAGCTCCTGGCCCTGGACACGGTGCTCGGAGCTCTGGCCTTCCTCGCCCTGCAAGGCCTGCCTCCGGTCGCCGACGGCCTGGCACTGGCCGACCTGGTGGGGATGGCGGCCATCCTGGCCGCGCTGGAGCGGACCAACCGCATCCGCTTCGGCGTGGTGGACACGACCCAGCTGAAGGAGTTGAAAGGATGA